One genomic window of Gossypium hirsutum isolate 1008001.06 chromosome D11, Gossypium_hirsutum_v2.1, whole genome shotgun sequence includes the following:
- the LOC107927277 gene encoding U-box domain-containing protein 11, which translates to MNPNWEESLNHFERMIDSGTESMRIKAVIKLSKLSNQAPEYIPSQTIPILSNLIADDSSNNSSPLQGLVVHCLKCIARQGDDGRLATEIGQSGALCSILRLLPQSNASVQKICLKCIWCLVNLCNENRLIVAMNGGLEIIVNMLSSSMDGVRRYLLEILSALSLVRVVRRGLVSLGGLRFLVEAARVGNMLSRERACQAIGLLGITRRVRRMLVDLGVIDVLMELLRVGDGALKVVAGNTLGVILANIDYIDLVAQSGAIPLFAELIQGSESVGQEIAEDAFCLLAVGEANAVVIAEHLVRILREGNAESKAAAANVFWDLSGYKHTVPVI; encoded by the coding sequence ATGAACCCAAATTGGGAAGAATCATTGAATCACTTTGAACGGATGATTGATTCTGGGACTGAGTCCATGCGTATAAAAGCTGTAATCAAATTGTCTAAACTATCAAATCAAGCCCCAGAATATATACCGAGTCAAACAATACCGATTCTTAGTAATCTTATAGCTGATGATAGTTCAAATAATTCGAGTCCTCTTCAAGGACTGGTTGTTCATTGCTTAAAATGTATTGCTCGGCAAGGAGATGATGGTAGATTAGCCACTGAGATAGGCCAATCTGGTGCTTTATGTTCCATATTAAGGTTGTTGCCACAATCTAATGCTAGTGTTCAAAAAATTTGTCTGAAATGTATTTGGTGCCTTGTGAATTTGTGTAATGAAAATCGCCTCATTGTTGCCATGAATGGTGGTTTGGAGATTATTGTGAACATGTTGAGTTCATCCATGGATGGTGTTAGAAGGTACTTGTTAGAGATTTTGAGTGCATTGTCATTGGTGAGAGTTGTAAGGAGAGGACTTGTTAGTTTAGGCGGGCTTAGATTTCTTGTTGAGGCAGCTAGGGTTGGTAACATGTTATCTAGGGAAAGAGCTTGTCAAGCAATCGGGTTACTTGGTATTACAAGGCGTGTTCGTCGTATGCTTGTTGACTTGGGTGTTATAGATGTTCTCATGGAGCTGCTTCGTGTTGGAGACGGTGCTTTAAAAGTTGTCGCTGGCAATACCCTTGGTGTGattttggctaatattgattacaTTGACTTGGTTGCTCAATCTGGGGCTATTCCGTTGTTTGCCGAGCTTATTCAAGGATCCGAATCAGTCGGTCAGGAGATCGCAGAGGATGCATTCTGTCTATTAGCTGTTGGAGAAGCGAATGCAGTTGTAATAGCTGAACATTTGGTGAGAATACTTAGGGAAGGCAATGCTGAATCAAAAGCTGCAGCTGCTAATGTTTTCTGGGATCTTTCGGGTTACAAGCACACAGTACCTGTCATCTGA